TCGATGAAGCTCGCCATGACCCCGGCACGGGAGGCATCGAGGACGTGTACGCAGCGATCGCGGTCACCGCGGTAGGGAGTGAGGTCCGTGACGGTCACGGGCGCCGCGCTGCCCGACTCGCTGGCGTTGGTCGCGGTGACCGTGTGCCGACCCCGGCCGAGCCCTTCGGAGGACCACACCCTGCGCTCACCGGTGCTGCGCGGGATCGGCTCCTCCGCGTCCGTGGCGCTGGGTGCCGTCGACCTCGTCGCCGTCGGGATGGCCAGGGCCGGGGTGGGAGCGACGCCGTCGATCTCGACGCGCAGGGTCCCGCCGTCGGGGCGGGTGCGGTAACCGACGTCGACGGAACGGGCATCGACCTGCCAGGTGATGCTGGCGCCGGGGCCGAGCTGGAGGGCGCGGCCGCCCGGCCCGACATCCGTCAGCGGCGTGACCTCACCCCGGGTCACCGGGTCGGGCAGGCTGTCGGCGCGGTATTCGGCGGGCACGACGGACGAGGTGCCGTGGTACCCGGCGGACCGCGTCGGGCAGTCCGGCGTCCCGACCCGCTCCCGCAGGCCCCGCTGCAGTCGGTCGACCCAGCGGTTGTCCATCTGGTCCGTCACGCCCGTGCCCTCGCTGACCGAGTCACCGAGCACGACGATGTTCGCAGCGTCCTCGCCGGCCCTCTGCACGGCCTGCGTCCACGGGTCGAGGACGGGGTAACCGTCGAAGGTGCGGGTCGAGGTGGGCTGCGGGCCGGTGGGTGCGCAGCCGGCCACCCCCAGCAGGGCGAGGCCGACGGCGGCAGCCCAGGCTGCCTTCCAGCGGGTCCGTGTCGACACCGTGCCATGGTGCCTGACGCATACTTGCGGGCATGACGAGCACACCGGGACCCGGCACTGGCCCCGGGACGCAGACGCTGGACGTCGGCGTCGGGGACGCGACCCTGGCCAGCGCGGACATGGTGCTGAACATCGGTCCGCAGCATCCCGCGACCCACGGCGTCCTACGGCTGCGGGTGGTCCTCGACGGCGAGCGGGTCATCTCGGCCGACCCGATCGTCGGGTACATGCACCGCGGGGCGGAGAAACTCTTCGAGGTCCGCGACTACCGGCAGATCACGATGCTGGCCAACCGCCACGACTGGCTCTCGGCCTTCGGCAACGAACTCGGGGTCGTCCTCGGGGTCGAGGCGATGCTCGGCATGGAGGTCCCGGAGCGTGCGACGTGGGCGCGCACCCTTCTGGCGGAGCTGAACCGCGTGCTCAATCACCTGATGTTCCTGGGGTCGTACCCGCTCGAGCTCGGTGCGATCACGCCGATCTTCTACTCCTTCCGGGAGCGCGAGGACATCCAGGCGGTCATGGAGGAGATCTCCGGCGGCCGGATGCACTTCATGTTCAACCGGGTCGGCGGCCTCAAGGAGGACCTGCCGGCGGGGTGGTTGGACCGCGTTGCGCGAGCCGTGGCGGACGTGCGCGCCCGGATGCCACAGCTGGAGGCGCTGATCATCGGCAACGAGATCCTCGAGGCGAGGACGAAGGGGGTCGGTCCCCTCTCCCACGACCTCGCCTGTGCCTACGGCGTCTCCGGGCCGATCGCCCGGGCCTCGGGGGTCGATGTGGACCTGCGTCGTGATGACCCGTACCTCGCGTACGGGGAACTCTTCGGCGAAGGGGGGCCCGGCCGGGTCGTCACCCGCACCGCCGGCGACAGCCTGGCGCGGCTGGAGGTGCTGCTGGAGCAGACGCACGTCAGCCTCGACCTCGCCGACGCGTGCGTGGAGCGGATGCGCTCCTTGGAGCGTGGTCCGGTCAACCAGCGCCTGCCCAAGGTCCTCAAGGTGCCCGAGGGTGACCGGTACACCGCGACGGAGAACCCGCTGGGCTTCAACGGCTACCACCTGGTCTCACGTGGGGAGAAGACACCGTGGCGGCTGAAGCTGCGGTCCGCGTCCTTCGGCAACGTCCAGGTGCTCTCGCAGGTGCTGCCCGGGTGTCTCGTGTCCGACCTCGTCGCGGTCCTGGGATCGATGTTCTTCGTGGTGGGGGACATCGACAAGTAGGACACCCTCGGACCGTGGCCCATGTCACTTCGGCAGAGCCAGGACGGGTCCGGGGATCTCTTGAGAACTCGTTCAACCCTCGGTACCTTTCCTTGTGGTACTTACCGACCGGTAGGCAACCAGGACTGAACCACAAGGGGAGTCACACACATGGCCAAGCGCCTCACATCCCGCCTGTCCGCGGGCGCCGCCCTCGTCACGGGCCTCGGCATGATGGGCATCGCCACCGCCGTCCCGGCCCAGGCCGCGATCGCCAGCGACCTCGAGTACTCGTGCGAGTTGACGAACGAGGGTCTAGCCAAGGAATTCACCGACCCGTGGAAGGTCAACCTGTCCGTCGACGCGCCCGATCAGGTTGACCCGAGCGCCGCGATCGACGCACCGGAGATCGTCGCCACGGTCGTGCCCGGCGCGGACGCCGCGGCGCAGCTGCGCAGCCTCAACGTCATGACCCTCGAGGGCACCTCCACCGCCAACTACACCTTCGGTGAGCAGGAGCGGGAGGTCGAGCTGACCATTCCGACGTCAGATGTCCCGGCCGAGGGTGACATCACGAACGTCGCCACCGGCACGGGTCAGGCCGAGACCGCCCCCGACGCAGACGGCACGATCGACATCACCGCCGGCGACTTCACTGCGGATCTGACCACCGACACCGGCTTCGTCCTCAACATCAGCTGCACTGCCCCACAGGACGCCACGGTCGGCAGCATCATCGTCGGCGCCGGCGACGGCGACGGCCAGGGCGGCGGAAACGGCGACGGCGACGGCGACGGCCAGGACGGCACCGACGGCCAGGACGGCCAGGACGGCCAGGACGGCCAGGACGGCACCGACGGCCAAGACGGCACCGACGGCCAAGACGGCACCGACGGCCAAGACGGCACGGACGGCACCGACGGGCAAGACGGCCAGGACGCCGGCTCTCCCGAGGTCCCGGCGGTCGTCCAGACTGACGGTCTGACCCCGGCGATGACCTCGCAGGAGGACAACACGGCCGCGCTCGCGCTCGGCGGCATGCTCCTCGCGGGCGCTGGCGCCGGCACCGTGCTGGTCGCGCGTCGCCGCGGGCAGCAGCACTGAGCAGTACGCCACCGACCTCGCGTCGGTGAGTGTGGCGACGGGCCGCCGACCACAGGGTCGGCGGCCCGTCGCCATGGTGCAGACGACCTCGACACGTGGGTCACGAACCCGTCGGCGCCTGGTCACCAACACATGACGATCCGGTCCTGACCCGGGCCCCGCGTTGAGCGTGACCCAACTCACCGGTACCTTCCTCTCAGGGCATCCGCGACCAGCGGGTGCTGTCGACGACTGGGGAGATTGACCATGGCTGCACGCCTGAAGACCCGCCTTTCGGCGGGTGCCGCACTCGTCACCGGCATCGGCCTGATGGGCGTCGCCACCGCCCTGCCGGCGCAGGCGGAGACGACCGTCAGCTACACGTGCACGGTTCCCGGCCCCGAGGTCCCGACGTCCGAGGACATCACCGTCACCTTCGATACCAACGCACCAGCGACCGTGGCACCCGGCAACACGTTGAGCGTCGACTCCGTCACCGGTGCCGCGACGATCCCGCTGCTGGGCGCCTCCACCCCGTCCGAGGGGGCCGAGGTCACGGTTCCCGTCACCGCGCCGGTGCGCACCGGCGGCACGACGATCGGCACCGTCGACACCACTCTCACCTCCGAGGGGTTCACCGTGGGTGAGAGCGAGGTGCAGGTCTCCATGGCGAGCCACGAGGCACGGTCCATCGTCGTTCCCGTCGAAGCTGCCGGTCAGACCTTCGAGGTCCTGGTGCCGGAATCCTTCGAGGCCACGCTTAGCGGCTTCAGCCAAGGGGGACCGGTCACTGTGCCGTGCAGCACTGACGAGACGGACAAGGTCATCGACACGGTCACCGTCACCTCCCCGGAGATGGCCGAGGAGCCCGATGACGCCGAGGACACCGCCGAGATCCACGATCCGGCCGACGCGCAGCCGCCCGCCGGAGACGTCCCCGCTGATCAGCCGACGGTCCCCCAGGTCGTCCAGACCGACGGCCTGACCCCGCAGATGCTGCGCCAGCAGGACAACACCCTCGGGTACGCCCTGGGTGGTCTGCTCCTCGCCGGAGCCGGCGCCGGGACGGTCCTCGTGGTCCGTCGCCGGTCCACCCAGCACTGAGGTCGTCCGACACCATCACGGCACGGGCCGTCGGCACCGGGAGCGTCCCGGCACCGGCGGCCCGTAGCCTTGCCCCGGGGGGAACTCCACGACGAGGACACACGTTCTCCCACGTGATGTTGAAGTGAGCAGGAGGAGTACGTGACGACACCACCCACGCGTGGCGAGAAGCGCCGTGAGGGCAAGCGCTACCGTCGCACGACTGCGATCATGGCGGCCTGTGCGGCGCTCCTCGTCGGCGCGGGCGCCGTGGGCATCTGGTGGGCGCAGCGCGACGAGCCGGCGATGAACGTCGACGTGGACGCCTACGTGCCACCGAGCGAGATCATGCCGTCCCCGCAGAATCCATCTCCACCGACGAGCGAGTCGACCACGAAGACGAAGCCGGCGGAGACCTCCACCTCGACGAAGTCCGCCACGCAGGGCAACGTCGTCCAGGGCGCTCCCGACGGCAACCCCACCCGGGTCCAGGTGACCTCCGGGGGCCGATCCATCGTCGACGCCTCACTCCAGGCCACGAAGCTCGACTCCGAGAACGTCCTGGCGCCCCCCTTCGGCACGGCCGGTTGGTATGCGGAGCCGGGCTGGCCCAAGCCGGGGTTCCAGGGTGCGAGCATCCTCGTCGGCCACATCAACCACGGCAGCAACCCGGACGTCTTCTGGAACCTGCCCCGGGTCGACCTCGGTGACGTCGTCACGGTCACCTACAGCTCCGGCGAGCAGGTGACCTTCGAGATCACCCGGTCCGAGCCGGCGACCAAGGACGGCGTCCCCCGGGACGACTCGATCTGGGACTACGACAACCCCGAGCCGGTGCTGCGCCTGATCACCTGTGATCCGCAGACGTCCTTCAGCAACGGGCACTACGACGGCAACTGGGTCGTCTGGGCGAAGAGGCTCTCGGCCTGAGTGGGTCGGCTTGAAGCCGGCCCACCATGGTCTGACGGCCTCAGCCCACCCCCTTCGCACGCCGAATCGGGTCCTGTCCGCACTGATCTGGTGCCGGACCGGCCGGGGGGCACCGGCTGGTCCCATGCGGTTTCGCCTGGGCGAGTGGCGCATCTGGCCGTCAGGCAGGTGTCCGGCCCTGGTGGACGGTGGTCGGTAGTCCGGCCAGACGGAACAGGTGGGGCTCGAACCAGCCGATGACGTCGTCAATGCGGCCATCGGCAGTGACGTGGAGTGCCTGCAGCTGGAAGGCCTCCCACTCCCGTCCCTTGCGCAGATACATGCCCACGGCAGGGCCGCTGTTGAGGCGTGCCCTGAGGAAACGCAGGTCGCCGGCCTGCGTGGCGGGGCAGTGAGTCCAGGAGAGCTCGGCGGCGGCGCGTGCACCGAAGTACCACTGGTCGAACGGCGGCATCTGCCACGTCACGTCGTCAGCGAGGATGTCGACGACGGCGTCGAAGTCGTGTCGTTCGAACGCCTCGACGAACGCCTCGACCGCGTCGTCCACGGTCGCGTCGCCGGTGACGGGGTCGGGAAGCCCGCTGCCGACCGTGGCCCGACTCCGCTGGAGTGCGGAATTCACCGCAGCGCTGGTGGTCTCCAGGGTCTCGGCGAGTTCCTCCGTGCTGAGTCCGAGCACCTCTCGCAGCAGCAGCGTGGCGCGTTGGTTGGGTGGGAGATTCTGCAGCGCCGCGGTCCATGCGAGCGTGACGTTCTCCCGAGCGAGCAACCTCTCCTCGGGCGTGGGACTGGCGCTGTGCCACAGCACCGCGTCAGGCAGCGGTTCCAGCCAAGGCACGTCCTGTCGGGGGTTGATCGGCCCCTTGGGGTCGCCGGGCGGACCGCCCAGACCGGTGGGGAGCACCCGCTTCGCAGACGACGACAGCGCGGACAGGCACGCGTTGGTGGCGATGCGATACATCCAGGTCCGAACCGAGGAGCGGCCGTCGAAGTCGTGGAACGCCCGCCAGGCGCGCAGGTATGTCTCCTGGACCTGGTCCTCGGCGTCGACGGCCGAACCCATCATCCGGTAGCAGTGCGCAACCAACTCGGGGCGCAGCGACGCGGTCGCCCCCTCGAAGTCGATGCTCACGAGATCCTCCTCAGGCGAAGGTGCCGGCGGCGCGCGCCTTGTCGACGTCCATCCACATGATCTCCCAGATGTGATCGTCGAGATCAGCGTAGGAGCGGCCGTACATGAAGTCCCCGAACTCGTCGGTACGTACATCACGCCCACCAGCCTCGAGGGCGCGATCGACCAGGTCGTCGACATCCTCGCGACTGTCGGCCGACAGACACGTCAGCACCTCATGGCGGCCCCGGCCGGCGACCCGGGCGTCGTGGAACGTGGCGAAGAACTCGGTCTGCAGCAGCATCGCGTAGTGATTCGGACCGAGCTCGAGGGCCAACGCGCCCTCGTTGCACATCTCCTCGTTGAACCCGTATCCCAGCGCGGTGAAGAAGTCACGGCTGCGCTGCGGGTCCGCCACCGGCAGGTTGACGAAAATCATCTGGTGGACGCGCGTTCCGACCGTGGTGTCCGACATGGTGGTCTGCTTGGCCATGCTGCTCTCCTCGAACGAAGGGGCACCCCGTCGGCACCCTGTCCAGTATCGACCCACCGGACGACCCGAAATCATCGCTCGACCCGGGACGATTTCCTCGATCGTCGACGATGACCAGTTGGCGGTCGGCACACGACGACTCATCCCCCGTCCGCTCATCCACTGCTGCCGCGCGGGACCGCACCTCGGCACGGGGATCCGGAGACGGGACGATCGTGCTCCCGGGCGAGGGGTCCAGCGGTCGTCGTGGGGTCCGCCGACCGGCAGGCTCGATCGGCCGAGTCGGGGCTCATGGTGGCGGATGGCTTGCAGGGTCCGCCACGCCAGGGACAGCCAGCAGCCCACCGCGACGGCCGCGAAGGCGGCCGGGACCCAGTGGTGGAGGAGAAGTGAGGCCGCCACGGCGCAGGAGAAGGCTGTCAGGTTCGCCACCACGTCGTAGATCGGAGCCACGAAACGTCGGTTCAGGACATGGATGCCGGCCACCGTCAGGCCGCATGCAAAGGTCACGGAGAGGAGGAAGCTCACCACAACGGCCAGTATCCTCCGCCGAGCACCGCAGACCCTCGGGCAGTCGACCTCGTGGATCGACGCCGGGCCCGGGCGTCAGGCGGCGCCGCCGTCCTCGCCCTCGTCGTCGTCGCGGTCGATCCGGCACCAGGACTGCACGAGCAGACCCGCGACGGCCATGAGCAGGCCGCCCAGCGCCGCCAGGCCGTGCTGGAGAGCCAGGACGCCCCGACCACCGAAGTCGTGGTCCGGCAGCAGGGCAAGCGCCTGCCCGAGGTAGAACCCGCCGGTGATCGCGCCGGTGAGGGCGCTGGCCTGGGCCAGACCGAGCAGGCGGGCTGCGACGACGGGCTCGACGTGGGTGCGGCCGCGCCGCATCCGCCACATCCGCGAGCCGGCCACGACGACCACGACCGCCATACCCACGAGCAGGACGCCGGCCACCCAACCGACGCGCAGCCCTGAGTGACCACCGGTGAGCCACCAGCGGCCGAAGCCCCAGCTGAGGACCATCACGGCGACGGTGACGAACGCCGTCGTCGAGATCTTCAGGCCGGTCCTCAGCACAGGCCGGCCTCGCCGTCGCGCAGGTCGCAGGTGTCGACGTCCGCGAGCAGCTCGTTCACGGCGACGACCGAGCCGCCGACACGCAGGACCGCCTGCGGGTCGATCCGGGCCCACGGGGCGAGCACGAAACCGCGCTCGTGCGCCCGTGGATGCGGCAGCGTCAGGTGCGGGTCGTCGCTGACGACGTCGGTCCCGGTCGCGGGGTCGCCGTACTGGATGAGGTCCAGGTCGAGGCTGCGTGCCCCCCAGCGCACCTCGCGCACCCGGCCGTGACGTGCCTCGACGGCGTGCAGCCGTGCGATCAGCACGGTCGGGCGCAGCGCCGTCGTGGCCAGCAGGACGGTGTTGGTGTAGCGCGGCTGGTCGGGACCGCCGACCGGGTCCGTCGTGACGAAGGGAGCTCGACGCACCTCGTCGAGATCACCGACGAGGTCGTCGATCGCGGCGTCGAGACGCCGCTCGGGGTCCCCGAGGTTGGCGCCCAGGGCGATCACCACGGGAACGGACCGACGGCGCTCGATGGTCACCGCGACGTCGCCGAAGGCCACCCCGACGGGTGCCTGGGGCTTGTGGACGGTCACCTCGACGGTCTGCACGTCCGCACGTGCGAGGGCATCCTCGGCGATCCGCTCGGCGAGCGACTCGATGAGGTCGAGCGAGGGCCCCTCGATCCGGGCGACGACGTCGGCACCGACCTCGGCGTAGTTGATCGTGCGGGCCAGGTCGTCGGTGGCCCCGGCGGGCGCCAGGTCGAGGTGCAGGACGACGTCGACGACGAACTCCTGACCGTCGCGCTTCTCCCGGGCCAGCACCCCGTGGTGACCGTGGGCACGCACGCCCAGCAGGCTGATCCGGTCAGCCACGCTCCGGCCCTCCGGCAGTTCGCAACTGCTTGGGCTCTTGCGACGGGTGGGGGGCGAGTCCGGCGGGCAGCTCACCCATCGCCGTGGTCACGTCGATCGCGTCGACCGTGGCGGTGACGTCGTGGACACGGACGCTCCACACCCCTGCTCGTGCGGCTCGGGCACTGGTGGTGGCCGTCGCCACCGCCCGGGCGTCGAGCGGGCGCTCGTCGCCCTCCCTTCGCCCCACCCTGCCCAGGAATCCCTTGCGGGAGGTCCCGAGCAGGACCGGGTGGCCGAGGCCGACGACCTCCTCCAGGCCCGCGAGGAGCTCCCAGTTGTGCTCGGCGGTCTTGCTGAAGCCGATGCCCGGATCGAGGACCAGCTGGTCGGCAGTGGCACCGGCCCCGCGGAGCGCGCCGACGCGCTCTCGCAGTTCGGCACACACCTCGGCGACGACGTCGTCGTAGACGGCCTTCGACTGCATGTCGTGCGAGTGCCCGCGCCAGTGCATCACGACGAAGGGGACACCGCTCTCGGCGACGAGGGCCGGCATCTGCGGGTCGGCCAGTCCCCCGCTCACGTCGTTGATGATGGCGCCGCCCGCCTCGAGGGCGGCGCGCGCCACGTCGGCACGCATGGTGTCCACGGAGACGACGACGCCCTCCTTCGCGAGGGCAGCGACGACGGGCACGACCCGGCGACGCTCCTCCTGAGCCGAGGGACGCTCGGCGCCGGGGCGGGTGGACTCACCGCCGACGTCGACGACGCCGGCACCGGCAGCGACGAGCTCACGGCCGTGGTCGACCGCCGCCCCGGTCTCGATCCACCGGCCGCCGTCGCTGAAGGAGTCGGGCGTGACGTTGACGACGCCCATGACCACCGGTCCGGGCCGGGTCGCCCGGCCCGCGAGGTGCTCGATGACGGCGTGGGTCACCGGGCGGCCCCGGACATCAGCGCCATGGCCTCGGCGCGCGTGGTCGCGTCCCGCAGCTGGCCCCGCACGGCGGAGGTGATGGTCTTGGCACCCGGCTTGCGCACGCCACGCATCGACATGCACAGGTGCTCCGCCTCGACCACGACGATCGCCCCGGCGACGTCGAGGTGCTCGACGAGTGCATCGGCGATCTGGCTGGTCAGGCGCTCCTGCACCTGCGGGCGCCTGGCGAACATGTCGACGAGGCGAGCGAGCTTCGACAAGCCGGTGACCTTGCCGGTCTTGCCGGGCAGGTAGCCCAGGTGCGCGACCCCGTGGAAGGGCACGAGGTGGTGCTCACAGGTGGAGTACAGCTCGATGTCGCGCACGATCACCAGCTCGTCGTGGTCGATGTCGAAGGTCGTCGCGAGCAGTTCCGCGGGGTCCGCGTGCAGCCCGGCGAAGACCTCCTGGTACGAGCGGGCGACGCGCGCGGGGGTCTCGGTGAGCCCGTCGCGGTCGGGGTCCTCCCCGACCGCGAGCAGGATCTCGCGCACGGCCGCCTCGATGCGAGCCCGATCGACGTCGCCGGCCATGGGTCAGGCGTGTCCGTCGCCGTCGACGGGCTCATTGGGGGGGACCTCGCGGACCTCGCTCGGCGGGTTCTCCTGCGGGTAGGTCGCGCCCTCCTCCGCGGCCCGGTCGATCTGCTCGGTGACCGTGGGCTCGTGCTGTCCCCCGGGGGCCGTCGGCGGTGGGGTCTGCGCCTGCTGCTGGGCGGCCTGCTCGCGCTGCTGCCGCGCGGTCTCCTCGGCCGGGGTGAGGACGGGGGGGATCTGCGAGATCGGGCGGTCCTCACTGCTCAGCCACGTCGGGCGGACCGGACGACGCTGGACGTCGGCGAAGATCACCGCGAGCTCCTTGGTGTTGAGCGTCTCGTGCTCGAGCAGCTCGAGGACCAGACGGTCGAGGACGTCGCGGTTGTCGTTGAGGGCGTACCAGGCCTCGTCGTGGGCCTCCTCGATGAAGCGGCGCACCTCCCGGTCGACCACGCCCGCGAGGTCCTCGGAGTAGTCGCGCTGGTGACCCATGTCCCGACCGAGGAAGGGCTCGCCCTGCGACTGGCCGAGCTTGACCGCGCCGATCTTCTCGCTCATGCCGTACTCGGTGACCATCTTGCGGGCCATCGACGTGGCCTTCTCGATGTCGTTGGCCGCGCCGGTGGAGGGGTCGTGGAAGATGATCTCCTCCGCGACACGACCGCCGAGCGCGTAGGCCAGCTGGTCGAGGATCTCGTTGCGCGTGGTCGAGTACTTGTCATCGGTCGGCATGACCATCGTGTAGCCGAGCGCACGACCACGCGGCAGGATCGTGATCTTGGTGACCGGGTCGGTGTGGTTCATCGCCGCGGCGACGAGCGCGTGCCCACCCTCGTGGTACGCGGTGATCTTGCGCTCCTGGGCGCTCATGATCCGGGTGCGCTTCTGCGGTCCGGCGATGACCCTGTCGATGGCCTCGTCGAGGATCGAGTCGTCGATGAACTGCTTGTCCAGGCGGGCGGTGAGCAGCGCCGCCTCGTTGAGCACGTTCGCCAGGTCCGCACCGGTCATGCCGGGAGTGCGGCGGGCGACCGCGAGCAGGTCGACCCCGGGAGCCATGGGCTTGCCCGCGGCGTGCACCTCGAGGATGCGGTGACGGCCGATCATGTCGGGGTTCTCGACGGCGATCTGCCGGTCGAAGCGGCCGGGGCGCAGCAGGGCCGGGTCGAGGATGTCGGGGCGGTTGGTCGCGGCGATGAGGATGACGTTGGTCTTGACGTCGAATCCGTCCATCTCGACGAGCAGCTGGTTGAGCGTCTGCTCGCGCTCGTCGTGGCCGCCGCCCATGCCGGCCCCGCGGTGGCGTCCGACGGCGTCGATCTCGTCGACGAAGACGATCGCCGGCGCGTTGGTCTTGGCCTGCTCGAAGAGGTCGCGCACACGGGAGGCACCGACACCGACGAACATCTCGACGAAGTCCGAGCCGGAGATGGAGAAGAAGGGCACTCCGGCCTCACCGGCGACGGCCCGTGCCAGCAGGGTCTTACCGGTTCCGGGAGCTCCGTACAGCAGGACGCCCTTGGGGATCTTGGCGCCGACCGCGAGGAACTTGCTCGGCTCGCGCAGGAAGTCGACGATCTCGTGCAGCTCCTCGACCGCCTCGTCCGCGCCGGCCACATCGGTGAAGGTCACCGTGGGGGTGTCCTTCGTCGCCAGCTTCGCCTTGGACTTGCCGAACTTCATCACCTGGGAGCCGCCGCCCTGGGCGCGGCTGAGGATGAACCAGAAGAGGGCGACGAGCAGGATCAGCGGCAGGATCGAGAGCAGGATGTTGCTCCACACGCTGGGCCGCTCGACCGTGTCGTTCTGCACGCCGTCGACGTTCTTCTCGACGATCGTGAGCATCTGGTCGGCGCGGGCGTCGATGAACTCGGTCTCGACCTTGTTCGCGTCCTCGACCCCGTCACCGTCGGAGTAGGTCTCGCCCTTCTTCAGCTCCAGCTGCAGGACGTTGTCCGTGGTGAAGTGGGCGTTCTCGACCTTCTTGTCGGTGATCAGCGTCTCGGCGGCCGAGGTGTCGACCCGGGCGTACTCCTCGTCGCCCTGGGTGAGGAACATCAGCCCGAAGACCGTGATCAGCAGCAGCGCCCAGAAGGCTGGGGAGCGGAAAAACTTCGTGGCGTTCATACGGGTACGGGGCTTCCCGGACTTCCTGACTCGACGACGTGGCAGCCTCCGGACAACCCGGGGCGAACAGAACGAAACTACCTGAACGCGGGTCGACCACGGCTATGAGGCCAACGAGCATCCTGTCACGGGTGTTCCCGCTCCCGGCAATTCACGCCCTCGGCAACTCACCCGTCGGTGGCGCCGGCATCAGCCGGTGGGCCGGTCAGCAGTAGACGTGGGGCGCGAGCGTCGCGACGTCGCGCAGGTTGCGGTAGCCCTCGGCGTAGTCGAGGCCGTAGCCGACGACGAACTCGTTGGCGATGTCGAAGCCGACCCAGCGGGTGTCGATCTCGACCTTGGCGGCGTCGGGCTTGCGCAACAGGGTGAGGATCTCGACGGAGGCCGGCGAGCGGGACTCGAGGTTGGCCCGGATCCACGACAGGGTCAGGCCGGAGTCGATGATGTCCTCGACGATGAGCACGTGCCGGTCGGTGATGTCCGCGTCGAGGTCCTTGAGGATGCGCACGACGCCGGAGGACTTGGTACCGGAGCCGTAGGAGCTGACCGCCATCCAGTCCATCGGGGCGGAGCCGGGCAGGTGCCTCATGAAGTCGGCCATCACCATGACGGCTCCCTTGAGGACACCGACGAGCAGCACGTCCTTGCCCTCGTAGTGCTCCCAGACCTCGGTGGCCAGCTCGGCCAGCCGCGTCTGGATCTGCTCCTCGGTGATGAGCACCTCGACGAGGTCATCCTGGATGTGAGTGGTGTCCACGGCTCTCCTTGGGGTCGGCGCTAGTCATTGTCCACCAGCTGCGGGGGCCAGGTGCACGCGCCCGTCGGCCCGGCTCGCGCGCAGGTCGCCGGGCAGGTGCAGCGGCCCCTGCCCGTGCCAGTCGGTGACGAGCCGGTCGCAGGCGGCGACGTGACCGGCGGTGAGCGCCCCGGCGGGCGCGCCGGCAGCCAGGAGCAGTCGGCGCCAGACCCGGGAGCGAAGGGCGGGTGCCAGGTCCGCGAGCTCGGTCACCGCGACACCCTCCGGGCCCTGGTCGGGCACCGCGTCGTCGGCGAGCGCGTCGAGGAGGTCGGCGTCGTCGCGCAGCAGGTCCGCGGTGCGGGTGAGCGCCTCACCGATCCCCGGCCCGAGGGCGCTCTCCAGCTCGGCCAGCGCGGTGCGGGCCCGCACCCGGGCGAAGGCCGCGTCGTCGTTCATCGGGTCGGTCCACGGCG
The DNA window shown above is from Janibacter sp. A1S7 and carries:
- the folK gene encoding 2-amino-4-hydroxy-6-hydroxymethyldihydropteridine diphosphokinase, which codes for MADRISLLGVRAHGHHGVLAREKRDGQEFVVDVVLHLDLAPAGATDDLARTINYAEVGADVVARIEGPSLDLIESLAERIAEDALARADVQTVEVTVHKPQAPVGVAFGDVAVTIERRRSVPVVIALGANLGDPERRLDAAIDDLVGDLDEVRRAPFVTTDPVGGPDQPRYTNTVLLATTALRPTVLIARLHAVEARHGRVREVRWGARSLDLDLIQYGDPATGTDVVSDDPHLTLPHPRAHERGFVLAPWARIDPQAVLRVGGSVVAVNELLADVDTCDLRDGEAGLC
- the folP gene encoding dihydropteroate synthase → MGVVNVTPDSFSDGGRWIETGAAVDHGRELVAAGAGVVDVGGESTRPGAERPSAQEERRRVVPVVAALAKEGVVVSVDTMRADVARAALEAGGAIINDVSGGLADPQMPALVAESGVPFVVMHWRGHSHDMQSKAVYDDVVAEVCAELRERVGALRGAGATADQLVLDPGIGFSKTAEHNWELLAGLEEVVGLGHPVLLGTSRKGFLGRVGRREGDERPLDARAVATATTSARAARAGVWSVRVHDVTATVDAIDVTTAMGELPAGLAPHPSQEPKQLRTAGGPERG
- the folE gene encoding GTP cyclohydrolase I FolE, with translation MAGDVDRARIEAAVREILLAVGEDPDRDGLTETPARVARSYQEVFAGLHADPAELLATTFDIDHDELVIVRDIELYSTCEHHLVPFHGVAHLGYLPGKTGKVTGLSKLARLVDMFARRPQVQERLTSQIADALVEHLDVAGAIVVVEAEHLCMSMRGVRKPGAKTITSAVRGQLRDATTRAEAMALMSGAAR
- the ftsH gene encoding ATP-dependent zinc metalloprotease FtsH, giving the protein MNATKFFRSPAFWALLLITVFGLMFLTQGDEEYARVDTSAAETLITDKKVENAHFTTDNVLQLELKKGETYSDGDGVEDANKVETEFIDARADQMLTIVEKNVDGVQNDTVERPSVWSNILLSILPLILLVALFWFILSRAQGGGSQVMKFGKSKAKLATKDTPTVTFTDVAGADEAVEELHEIVDFLREPSKFLAVGAKIPKGVLLYGAPGTGKTLLARAVAGEAGVPFFSISGSDFVEMFVGVGASRVRDLFEQAKTNAPAIVFVDEIDAVGRHRGAGMGGGHDEREQTLNQLLVEMDGFDVKTNVILIAATNRPDILDPALLRPGRFDRQIAVENPDMIGRHRILEVHAAGKPMAPGVDLLAVARRTPGMTGADLANVLNEAALLTARLDKQFIDDSILDEAIDRVIAGPQKRTRIMSAQERKITAYHEGGHALVAAAMNHTDPVTKITILPRGRALGYTMVMPTDDKYSTTRNEILDQLAYALGGRVAEEIIFHDPSTGAANDIEKATSMARKMVTEYGMSEKIGAVKLGQSQGEPFLGRDMGHQRDYSEDLAGVVDREVRRFIEEAHDEAWYALNDNRDVLDRLVLELLEHETLNTKELAVIFADVQRRPVRPTWLSSEDRPISQIPPVLTPAEETARQQREQAAQQQAQTPPPTAPGGQHEPTVTEQIDRAAEEGATYPQENPPSEVREVPPNEPVDGDGHA
- the hpt gene encoding hypoxanthine phosphoribosyltransferase; this translates as MDTTHIQDDLVEVLITEEQIQTRLAELATEVWEHYEGKDVLLVGVLKGAVMVMADFMRHLPGSAPMDWMAVSSYGSGTKSSGVVRILKDLDADITDRHVLIVEDIIDSGLTLSWIRANLESRSPASVEILTLLRKPDAAKVEIDTRWVGFDIANEFVVGYGLDYAEGYRNLRDVATLAPHVYC